The DNA sequence CTTTTCAACATGATGCAGATTACTTTTGAAATACTAAATCCATGTAGCCAGCCTTATTGATTAAAACACATTCTTATCTTGGAATGGTAACTAAATTTTCAATAAAGCCCCTAGTCATGTGTCAGAATAGGCATACCAGTTCCAAGACAATATTTGCATCTTTTATGTTCCTGTAATTTCACGTTGTTTATTTCAACAATCATTAATGCTGAGATCACTCCAACTGCTCCTCCTGAGAATGATGCTACAATGGGATCAACCTGACTGCAATTTGACAATGAAGGATTTCAATAGATGACACCAACATGAGATTGTGTGAAAATCATTTAGTAGCTTCATACCAAAAATTTACCTCAACTGCATAGGCAGATGCATGCTTCTTATAAAATCTTCATATGATGTGCCTCCTATTCCCAGCTTTAGCTCCAACTGAGATGCAAATGAAAAAAGATAAGGGAGAATTTAGAAATAAAGCTGATTTTAGGCCTTGAGATGTGTCCTATTAATTTTGCCCAATAAAAACTACATTATAGCTTAAAAATAACTTACACTGGGTGCAAGAAGGCCCCCAAAAAGCATAATCCCAGCAATCAGAGAAAAGCAGGAAGCATAGTACTGCTTAAGGTTTGCTGAAGTCTGAATCAATGTACATGAGAAACACAGTGAACTTCGTTATCCCTTTATCTTAAAAAGAAAACGGAAATGAAGACACAGGTAAAACAAAATGGTGCAATGAAATGGACAAATCAGTGAAAGAAGGTCTATAAGTTTACCAGATTATGGAAGAGAACTTACCAAAGGAGGCAAGAAGGGAATGAATGATGGGAAATCAGGAAGTTCAACTTCTCGCTCATTCTTTGAAACTCCAAGCTCAGCACTTTTAATTCTCTGTTGTATTCTCAGCCTGCGAACCTACATTCATTCAAACAACCCCAATTCAAATCAGAAGATGACACTTCATCAACTTGATACGAAAGTAAAGTAAAATCAATTTGTGGATAAAAAACGTTTCTTATATGGTACTCTTAGAAGTTAGAACAGGTCTAAGCTCTTTATTAACACCTTCTAAATAAAGATATGGCCCATAGACTAAGCAATAAAAGAAAACATGAAGATACTGCTACTACTAGGAGAAGAGTCCATCTGCAATTAGAACAAATTCACAGACAATACATGTTGAAAAGCCAAGCTGGAAAACTAAGTCGATACAAAGTAAAACCAAAAGACAAATCTAGTTTCATACACCCTTTGACGAAAATTTGCATCTTCAATGGTGACAATAGAGCCATCCAATAATTGATTGATTTAACATATTGATGGACTCTCTTCATAAGCTACTATTGGTTCCTACTCATTAAACATAGGCTAATACTAATCACAACCAAAACTAGTACACACCAACACTAGTAGTCTATTATTACCAAGTAAAAAAATGCATGTTCCAACAGAGAAATCAGTTTAACTTGCCCACCTCTTCCATATGCAAAAAAATTTTGTTCCTGCGACTTCGTATATTGTCCTGAATTTCTTGTAATTCCATATTGGCAAAGTCTTCCACTGTCTCAGGCCCCTCGATGATACAAAACCTGTATTTGGATTGGGAAGCAcgtcatttgaaggaatttattcattacaataaaaaattcaCCAACAAAAGAAACCCAAGTCGCCAAATTGCAAATAGAAAAAGAAACAATCATATGTATTACACATATATAAGTACCCAGTAGCGTTTTTATCAATAGGCTCGGATTCGATTGAGGGAGCAAAAGAAGATGAGTCGGGGTCGGACGCCATGGATCGCCATTTAAAGCTCAACTTATGCCTAGTAGCAACACCAAATCTAGAGTTGGAATAACGAATATTATAGTGATTTACTGGGGTTATTGGGTGTGAAAGAGCCAAAGCTCGACCCAAACAAAGCATATTCTCTTCTCGCAAAGGGCAGAGAGCCCCTGTTCTGTTATGTTGTTCAGCGAGTCGACTGAGTTTGGAAAGTCGGgtagagaagaaagaaagagactTAAGACAAAAGTGTGGGAGTTGTCACTTGGAGGAGTTGGGGTCAGTGCGGAGGAAAATGGAGGACTCACTATGTTTACGTGGCATCACACCATtggattagttttatttttcttgtttatgTTATGCatcataataaaaattattggagAATTTGAGTGGAGCTCGCCTCCTTCGACCCCTCCAACATTGAAACTTATGTCCTCTATAATTTATTAGCTTTTtggattattttaatatttacagTGACAATTATCcgttttcatatatatttttaggtttttttttaagataatcattgtcatttttctttttatatatatagattttcagAAATTTTATAATACACCCACTTAAAAGGATATACTAATATATCTCCGAAATAatcttttagtaaaattttagaaatttggaaaaatttAACGCACCGAAAATTACGTTCGAGCAGTGAGTTACAcgagtgactattttattttatatacgtataaaatagactatttgaacattattttctatattgtaaattattttgaatttctcaaaatttgtaGGAtctcttaaatagctataacggacatgaatatgaaaaaaaaatagactaatttttttttctagatgcTGAAACTAGGGTTATACATCGATCGGTTTGGTCAGGTTATAGTGTATTTTTACCAACCCAATATAAATGTCGGGTTGTAAATATCTATTTGTAACCCGtccaatgaaaaaataaaaaaattataacccgCTCAATGATTTTCGtcagtttggtcgggttaacccatttaaaccgattttttttcattattgttagtttttggtgttcaaataattgatttgaaaaaataaatgtatagtataagcctttcaagattaaaatatttatagttTAAACTAatgttaacaaataaatataaattgaataaacattaaagtattaaataaaatttttaaaaaaatacaataaaaaaatttactcatatgtaaattttaaatttcaactaatattcaaatacaatcaaaattatcaattat is a window from the Cannabis sativa cultivar Pink pepper isolate KNU-18-1 chromosome 1, ASM2916894v1, whole genome shotgun sequence genome containing:
- the LOC115705453 gene encoding protein ORANGE-GREEN, chloroplastic is translated as MLCLGRALALSHPITPVNHYNIRYSNSRFGVATRHKLSFKWRSMASDPDSSSFAPSIESEPIDKNATGFCIIEGPETVEDFANMELQEIQDNIRSRRNKIFLHMEEVRRLRIQQRIKSAELGVSKNEREVELPDFPSFIPFLPPLTSANLKQYYASCFSLIAGIMLFGGLLAPSLELKLGIGGTSYEDFIRSMHLPMQLSQVDPIVASFSGGAVGVISALMIVEINNVKLQEHKRCKYCLGTGYLACARCSTTGTLVLIEPVSSTSGENQPLSPPRTERCSNCSGSGKVMCTTCLCTGMAMASEHDPRIDPFD